The nucleotide window cacatggtggtggtgtgaTTGGTCTTCGGTCCTGCTAAGTGTCAGTCACTGCCGATCGACGACCACCAAAGAGCATTTGGGTGAGAGAGTCGAGACCTTGTCGCCAAAGCCGCACATGCGAGCGCGCTTGGGTTGCTGAACGACATCCAAACTGTATACGCACGAGGTATGAGTTTAAGTCTTCTCGAGAGCTGATAGTAGAGGTCAAATTCACGAACCGGTATTTGCGGCCAGTGGAATCATCCACGTTGGAGTAGGACTTGAGCATGGCTGTGGCCTcggaagctgccgccgccgactgtTCCTCCTgtttgggggggggaaggcTTTGCGTCACTGACGAAGGTGGCTGaagctggggcggcggcatcataCTGCGGTGTTGATGCGCAGAtgtggacggcggcaggggcggTTGGGCAGATtgatgagggtgagggtgaggatGAGGCGGGGGTTGGTGGTTGCCATGGCTGTCGTGAGGGCTCGGTTGCGACTGTCGCGAAGGAAGCTGCTGGAGTTGACGtggatgctgctggtgtGAAAgtgggaggtggtggtgcgagTGCGGGTGCTGATTCTGAAGAGGcgctgggtggtggtgctcgtggtgctgatgttgttgttgctgatggtgcggcggtggcggcggctggtagGGAGGATACGGAGATGTCGAGTTTGCTGTCGAGGCAGACGTGGGAGCCGACGAGGGAGGATACGCAGCGCCTGCCACGGGCATCTGCTGGTCGGCAGAGTACGTGGTGTTCATGACCACTCTCTCTGCCCAGGAAgtctggcggcggacggATGCCAAGCGAATCTGAGAGCCCCGATTTCTCAAAGCGGAACACGCGCGTGTAGTGAGAGCGCAATGTGCGGTGTGCGGATGAGAAAGGAGCAGGGGAGGAAACTGGCCAGGCGGATTGTGAAGGCCGACTGATTTGTGGTAggcgagaaggaggagacAAGACGAAGgggagatggtggtggttgtggttgtggtggttgtggaCTTGGCCAACGGGGGCCGCGATTGGAGGGCCGAGAGCTGGTGGTCCAACAAGCCGCGAAGTACGAATGAGTGGGAAGGAAGACGATGTGTACCTACGGGACAGCTCCTTCCTGGGCGGACAGCGGGAGGCAAGGCTGGACCGACGTCTTTCCTTATTTAGTGCCTGCCTTAGTACCAGCACACGGTAGCAGTGCTAAGCGCTCCTCCACTAAGCCGAGGGGTTAGGCAGGGTCCGTGTTGGCAAATGTATTCGGTACCAAGGTTTGGGGTGAGGCCGCGTCTCCGAATTGAGCCAACGACACAGCAAAGGCAGCTGCCACgcggtgggggaggggggggggggcaaagggggggggggggagtaGCCTCTCGCAAAGAAGCCCTTGACCATGCGACAGCAACTTGCGAGtgggaaaaaaaaaaaagagactTCGGTGAGGGagccggggaggaggggaggaggaagagggaaaAAAGGGCACAGAAGCACTGCTAATaacaccatccatccatccatccacatATCCCGTCTCTACCATCAGACAATGCCACACTGCAAGGAGACGGCAACGTTCCAGTTTCTTGACTCGCCTCCGCAATGTTCGTCCAACCCTGTACCCGGGCGGGCAGGTAGGTAACTATGGCTTCTCTTCAGCAATTAATGCCCGCCAGCGAGACTTCTCCATGCCCGGCTGCCGGCAtcaaggcaggcaggcccgCCCCATGGAAGGCCTGCAATTTGACGACCCAAGGCGGGAGACGCAAAGCCCGTGCGAGAGGGGGGCAGAGGTAGAAAGTCCCGTGGTCGTCTCGGAACGCCCTTGTTTTATCCCACGCCGGAGATGCAGGCATCGTCTTATTATTCACGCCCCTACGGATGGCCCGTTGTTTCGCGAGGCCGCTGGCGGTTACCGccttgggggagggggggactGAGGTACGTACTAAGGCACAGTGGGTGTAAATTTGACGTGACACCTGCAGAGTGAGAGTACCTTACCCACCGTCGCGGTAGCCGTGCTGCTTTCAACGGTATCGTCGTCCTACTGCCACCCACCACAAAGGGACAACAGGGACGGGAAAGGGACATGATTCCTTATCCGACGATTGAACAAACAAGCCCTACCTTACCTTCCTCATACTAAGCGCGCCGGCACATGCTGGCCTGGGGGACCTCGCGCCTGTGTGTGTAACCGCCATCCCACGCAGGCGCAGGTACTCTCTCCTCCACTGCGGTCGgtgcatcgtcgccatcataTTCATCGAATCGGCTGCTGCGAAGCGGCACCCCTCCCCCACTGGCATACCCACGTTTTCCTCGGGTTCTAGCCTCTTGCTCCAATGGGCAGCATTGACTCACTGCCTACTACCTTAGCCTTTACTTACACAGGCACCGCCGACATGACGACGGGAGGACAGGACCCCGCGGATATCCAGGCTAGCCTCGCCCATGGAATCGAGGTCATGCAATTTAAGCATCGTCATGCACCCTTTTATACGTGCCCGTCAGATCCAGGCCGCTTGCCTGCCGCTTTTCCAACGCCACTGAAGCTCGCTCCAGCGTCGGCACTCTCCCCCGCCCTCCTGGGCCGTGTGGTTGCACAGGACCCAAGCAACTCCCATCGCTCTTCTGCAAcgctgcctcgcccgcgcccgatttgctggcgccgcctcgaccggTCAAGATCCGGGCCCCGCTATGGACAGGGGAGGCCAGTGAGCCAAGCGGTCTCTTGAGCCTCTTTCTCCCTCTCGACCGTGCCTGTCGTACAGAGCTTTGCAACTCAATCGGCTCATTCAGAGTCGCAGACTGCTTCATACTCCGTTCtcctgcatgcatgcataaGCAGAAGACGAAAATGTACCGCCACATGCAAGTAAATTGAGGGCTGCTTGCCACCCCTTCTCTTCGTGCATACTACATACTACGATAGTACGAAATAGTAGTATATTGTACAAGGGTCTCGATCCGTCACTCACCGTGGCCACTTCACCGTGGCGAACGAGTCGACCGATGAGGCCCTTGGACTGCTTGACCGGTCCGGCTCGCACTCATCGAGCGGCTCTTGGAGCTGTTCTAACAGGACGGATCGCCGGCAAGGGTGTGCTGGCCCTGCCTCGGCCGTAATGCAACCTTCCTCCGTGGCTGACGCGCCATTTTGTTGCGACTTGCGGTAGCAGCCTCAGTCAACTGGAGCTGAATCCCAttttcctcctcccctcggGTCGTTCGTCTCGAGTTTTGGCTTGGGATCTCTGTAAGACATCTAACAGGCGCGTGTATGTATGAGATAGGGGagtgtatgtatgtgcggTGCGCCGCCCTGTTGGCCCTCTCTCTGTTCATCCTCGCTCTCTAATGTCGAGGCCAAACCTactcgtacgtacgtacgttcGTTCGAGGTAGTAATGTTGTTCAGTTCGTCACAATGGACATTCCCGCAACAATCAAGTTTCAAAGTGCATACTACGTACATATGTGACAAATCGCACGGCAACGGCCGCTGTCGAGGTGCGAGTGAGCAGAACGTTGTTGCGCCACacgtgccgtcgacgggcccTGTCATTCCTGCGAGGTCTCAGCCGCCCACCATGTCATTGCATTGCAGTGAGTGGCTCCAGCTCGCCAGCACCGCGTGTGTGTGACGCCGCACTcggtgccggccggccctcTCAACGTTGTCGAGGCCCGTCCTCCGGCTGCAGGCTGACTATCTAAGCTAGCATGTACCTTTGGGAGCTGACATCCATTGGATTCAGGTGGGCTGCACTTGCCTGCCCCACCCTGCCGCCTGACGGTTCAGCAATTGATgagcacctgcacctgcaccgTCTGGCCATGACGAGTCACCGCCGAGCTGGTCGCTCCTGCCCCGCGGTCGGAGCGTCCCTCGATCGAGCTACACAAAAAAAGCACACAAGAGGAACCCCGCCAACTTGACTCGACTGCCATCAcatcagtcagtcaccaTCGCCTGCTCCAGTCCAGGAACGAGATCGATTGCGTGCTGTCAGCAACGGGCGCATTCAACTACGCCAATCGCTCAAGATACCCACAAGCTGCCCACGGGCCTGATTCGCCATGGATCTGGTCAACAAGTTGGTCGCTCCCAGATGCCCAAAGGGCTCCCGTCTGTACCTGGTCGGACTCAGCATGCTGACTACTGGACAACACACAGCCTTGAAGGTCGCCTTCTCTTTGCCGTGCCCAAAAGTGAGCAACCGCTCCCATACCAAAACATGTCTCCGCGAACGCGCCCGGTTTGCTAACCCGTCGCCCCTACTCGGTAAAGAGGGCCGCCTGAACCAGACCGCGCTCAACTTGCTCGAGGGTGCCGATATCCAGTTCCGCCGCGAAAACCGACTCGATATTGCTCTGGTCAAGAACCTGCCCATTGCGCTCGTTTTTCTGCCCGCAGCCGACATCCCCACCTTCGTaggccaaggccgcgtcGACCTCGGCATCACTGGCTGGGACCAGGTCAAGGAACACGATGCCGCTGTTCGCGGCGACTCCAACTCTACCGAGGGCACCGATGATGCCTCTGGCTGTGACATGGTCATGGACTTGGGCTTCGGCGGCTGTCGTCTCCAGGTGCAGGTTCCCGAGAAGGGCCAATACGTCACGGGCCGCGACCTGATCGGCCGTACTATCGGCACCAGCTTTGTCAACTTGGCCGCCGACTATTTCTCCAAGCTTGAGTCGGAGGCAGGTGTGACCCCCTCCGAGGGCTCTTCCAGGAGGCTCCGCACCAAGATCGTGGAGCTCAGCGGCAGCGTAGaggccgcctgcgcgctAGGTGTCGCTGATGGTATCGTGGATCTCGTTGGTGCGTGAAACCTGATCGGAATAGTCGCGTTAAAGTGTTACTGACCACGCTGCAGAATCGGGCGAGACCATGCGCGCGGCCGGGCTCAAGGCAATCGACACGGTTGTTGATTCCACCGCGGTGCTGGTGAAGTCAAGGTCGCCGTCGAACCCAGAGATGCTCGAGCTCATCGCGTCGCGTATCCGTGGCGTCATTACCGCCCAGAAATACGTTCTCTGTCAGTACAACATCGAGCGATCGAGGCTTCCTGAAGCGACCAAGATCACCCCCGGAAAGCGAGCCCCCACTGTGACGACGCTGGACGCAGATGGCTGGGTCGCTGTCAGTTCCATggtggagaagaagaagcttgCCCTGGTCATGGATGACTTGACCCGGGTGGGTGCACACGACGTGCTGGTTCTTGACATTCACAACACACGATGAAGGCCTTCCCAATGCGACTCGGGCAGCCCCGGCGCAAATCAACAAGGACCAATGTGACTAGGTGACAGGGGCTACGATAGCGTCGTGAGGATTTGATACTTCGGGGAAGTGCTCTCGCTGCGTGTGAGCCTTCCGATCAAGAAATCGGTAGTTGGATAAGCCCAGGTGATGCCAGACTCGTGTGGTGAGGTGGATGCGGCAGAAGAGGGTGTCGAATACCCGGGGCACACGACCAAAAAGTAACCGCGATCGATAGGTGCAGTCCTGGATAAACAACTTCCTCACTTGGGACACGGGAGTGCCTTGCTACGTCGCATCGCAGCTGTTTGAACTCTGCGTGGGTGCTGCATTGCGGCCGTCCCTGGCCGAATCCAGGCCGGAGCAAATTGCACCCGTACAATAACGTACGCTGCGCATAAGTCGAAGACGCGAATTTTTTTCTCTCTGAATCCTGAAGCTGTCCATGTGTTTTTTGTATTTAGTATGTGTGACATCAATACGGTCGCCCGTAGTGAGGGAGGTTTTCTCATCGCCTGAAGACCATGCCGGAAGTGGCGGAAGGCGCCCAGGAGCTGCTGAAGTGCAAGCGCATATTGGCTTCCATTGAGCCGCCACTAATAAGAACCTACAGTTCTGTCTCGCTCAGCGCCGGGGCGATCTGCTCTTGCGACTCGACCGTCGCACCTTGAGCGTCGGGCACAATTGCGTACGTGCACGAAGCGGCACTTTCTGGCGGTCCGGCCCTCCCGCTTGCGTGGCAACTGGAAATATACAAGTCATCTACGACGCGGTTGCTGTTCCTGATGCGTGCGATGACGGACACGGCTGCCTCGGCGACTTCGTCGAAACACCCCTCGAATGGCCATGGCAATGGCCATGACAACGAGTCTGATGGCCCTCAGCAGCCGTCGAAGCTATACAAGGCAAGCCACTGGCACCTCTTCTTGAGACCCCCCGATGGGACCCGCTCCGGATGCCAACTTTCTCGGCTGACCATgaggcacggcggcggttgcccaccaacaacagcTCGTCATGACCCCCATCAACTTCGCGTCCTTCATCATCTccctcgtgctcgtcgacaTGCAGTATTCGCTTAGGCGCGTCCATAGCCACGCCGAGGCGCCCACGCGGCTGCCCTCGTGGCTGCACTCGCTGCTCTTCTGCCCCCAGCCGTATCAGCCGGCACATTACAGGAAGGACgcgaacgccgccgccggtggctcGCGGGACTCTTGGTCAGAGCAGTATTATCACTCAAATCAGAGGAGACTCATGGAGATGGAAGCCGAGGAGGCGTTTAGGATGCGGAACATGGTGCTCATTGTCTTTGGCCTGGCCGTtgcgggcgcggctggcgcggcgtggTTCTTTGCTACGAGGCTGTACCGTTGCTGGTTTGTTTGAGATGGGGAGCCATGGCTGTTGCGACTACGTATTGCCTTATTAAGATTGGATTCGATGTGTCAGGTGTGCCAGACCATGCGCTGTCGGAGTGACTTTGATGAATCTGGGTTTCGGCTTGCGCGCGTGTGTATCTGAGATTGCTGGCTCTCTTGGGCTTTGCCGCTGCCTGATCCAGCCTGTCCCAGTCGTCTTTCTCATTGTTCTTCAAAGGAATTGCAACAGACGGCTCTGGTGTCACTTGTCTCGATGCAGGTCTCTGCGGAATGGACATGTCAGATACGCAGGGCGACCATTGCATTCATTCTCCCTCGACTGGACTCGCGCGAGTCGAAGGCGGCTACTGGCAATGCGCACCTGGTATACACTGCAGAAAAGGCAAGCAATTTGGGCGGACTCAAGGCTCATTGTGTAACGGCCGATTGTGGTTTTACCTCTAGGAGTATCGAAAGCACATAACCCGTCCAGGCAAGTCAAAGTCACTGACCGTGCCAATATGCTCTCAGAGCCATGTCGAAGAATTCCAATGATGAACACCAAGCGCCATGTTGATTCCCCAATAACCACCTTGAAACATCGCTTTCCCAGAACGCCCAATGATGTACAAGGAACCCCAGCATGGTCCCGTGTCTTCGTGCGATAATAATGCAAAGGAAACGGATCCACCGCCTCTGGACCCGTGTCTAAAGCGCATGCAGGCTCATCCGCTCGTCCAGGCTGCCCCAAAACACAAGAGGCCGGGGTTCGAGTATGGTGAGGCCGCGCGGGAAGGACTTGCGTTCCTCTTCGAGGCCCAAAATGGAACGCTGGCGGAGAACGATGCTGTTGATGGTGCTCTCTGCGGCTGTGAGCGTGGAGGAAGTGGCCGAGGGGTAGCGGGAGtggcgcggcgagccggcgacggcgaccgaTGTGTTGGACCGACTTGACGCCCTTCTGTCTGGGGAGGATGtagtcgaggacgagggtgaTGGAGAGGGTgagagggcgcgggcggagcGCGACTGGAAGCGACAGGCAAGAGGCGCCATGATGGATGTGACTTTGTCCAAGTGTGTGCGAGGTAAAAGGACGAAGTAATGTAGTAGGCGGTCGCTTGATGATTTTGGTTACCGAAGCTGATTACAGGCAGCAGCGTGCTTTGATGTATTTGTTGGAAGGAGAGTGAACGACTGGCGCAGATGCCCAAGGCAAAGGGCGGTTTGGTTGCTAGAAGAGAAGTTGAAGTTATGTATGGGGGCACAGCCCGTCATAAAAGGACGAAGTGAAACGAagtctcgtcgacgcgcggTGGAGATGATGcgaacacacacacacacacacacggacggtggcgaggacgggagcaaagagagagagagtgacAAATGCTGGAAATGAATATCGAATTGGCAGATTCGGCCGCCTTGGTTGAGTAGGGAGTGAGTCTACAGCCCTgacatgggcggcgacggcatcccAAAGAGTAAGGAATGGTCCAAGGGCGGACTGTCGAGTGAGTCGGAGGGCGTGACGaagggcgggcggtggagcGGAGCAGACagagaggcgggcgagggaggcggacGATGATGCATTAAtatgggcgggcgggcagtcATTCATCGATGGCTACCAGGTACTATAGGGACGAAACTACAATACTACCAGTACCCAAGTACCGGTAGTACTCGTACCAAATTCCTCCGGTACTACTATAGTAGGGAGGGTTctagtacctacctattGTACTCACCTCTAgcagtaccttagtactgcACACACGTATGGAAATACGTACTATGAGAGCCCCCCCCGGGAGCGAGCTCGGATTGCGATGGGGTGTCTGTCTGATACACTAGTTCAAGGGCGGCGTAGGCCCTTACCTGAGATGCCAAGCTAAAGGCACTGAGGTACGTGGGTTAGTACGCAATGAGGCGCAACCTTTGCTGTGCTTgggggctgctggtgcggcaAGCAACCCGAGGCGAGGGTGGGTGAAGGAAAAGGCACCCTGGTCATCTTTGTTGATGGTCCCTGGCATGGCCATCCCGATCAGGGTCGCGGCAGGGGGGCAGGCATATTGGCGCACATTGGTGAAGTTGACTACGTACATACTACTCTTTCCTGGCCTAGGTACACCTTTTTACTTTTGTGCCTGAtacgcaggcaggcaccttGCTACCTTAGGTATTGCCGATCGGTCAGGgctactaagttagttacAGGGCTCGGCTCCTTGGTGAGCAGCCCCAGGTGAAAAGAAATCCGAAATAATAGGGATTTGGCTGCCTGGCACCCAAAGGTGTCTTGAATTGGAAAGCACCGAGGTCCTACCTACCTCGCATAGAATAATAAGGGTGCCAGTGCATGCGACAAGGAAGGGCATGCGGGCATGCATGCAATGCATTTGCTAGGTAGTCAGGTGCCCACTGCATACGGAGTACGCCTTCCCTACCTTATTACCAGTTACCAGGCGGGCACCTTGTGGTGACCCCCACCTTACCAGCTTGCCTCTGATTGCCTCCTGCTCTCAGGCAcctcctgctgctcaagGAGCCCTGTAGTTACcccagccagctggccgaTCTCGTAGTACTGCAATAGCTTAGTACTTTGGTAGCACCTAGACATCCTGTGCGCGCAGAGAGTAAGGGCAGGAAGCAATGCGGTATCGAACCCCTCTGTACAATGCAATCCAAGGCAAACACAAGGCGTTACAAGATGGTCATTACTCCCTTCAGcggtactaggtaggtaactTATTAGGTACTAAGTACCCAAAACCCATGGaaggcggccacgacgcAGGTACAAAACTCCGCACACCAACTTCTACCACGACGTCGGGGGACGGACGCCTTGTCCATGGATCCTTCCATCAGCAGGCGTCCGTCCCGTgccacctcgccggcgggctcTGCCAGCgccccaccaccaccaccaccaccaccaccaccaccaccgtcgtcccctcatgccctcctcgtccctctctctccttgaGACTCGCCACACGACACCATATGCCCCGCGCCTCAGGCGGCCCACGGCCACTAGGTAGTTACTGGTAGTATGGGAGAAAGGCAATGCgaagtacctaggtacgtagCAGGACATGATCGTAGTAGCGTCGCCAGCATAAACGTTTGCacggcgcggggcggcgccgtcccccccccttcagaCGAGCTCAAAGAGGGCGATGTCGCATATCCCGCGCGCAGGTTTGAGGCTAAATTCCGTCTGCTCTGCCCTGATGGGCTTCCTGCCTCGGTCGGCCCTTTGTTTCTCACTCGGGTAGGTAGAGTAGGTAACTTGGGTATGGCCACAGGTCGCACCCACCTTGCATCATCCGTCCCGTCTACGCAATCACATCACAACGTACCTAGGGAAGGGACCTAGTTATACTACACACCGAGGAGCCCTACCAGTTTGTGACCGGAGCACtcactactactactcctcctcctcctcctcctccctgtTCTTATTGACGGACCGACTTCGACCTTCATGCGTACCTGAGACCCAGCGGGTGCCCATCAACATGGCCCCAAACTCCCCCGGCTCTTGTACGATGGCGCCCGCTACCCGTGCGTgcttccgccgccgtgccgttgTGCCAATTGC belongs to Purpureocillium takamizusanense chromosome 1, complete sequence and includes:
- a CDS encoding uncharacterized protein (EggNog:ENOG503P6Y4~TransMembrane:2 (o38-58i136-157o)), which codes for MRAMTDTAASATSSKHPSNGHGNGHDNESDGPQQPSKLYKLVMTPINFASFIISLVLVDMQYSLRRVHSHAEAPTRLPSWLHSLLFCPQPYQPAHYRKDANAAAGGSRDSWSEQYYHSNQRRLMEMEAEEAFRMRNMVLIVFGLAVAGAAGAAWFFATRLYRCWFV
- the HIS1 gene encoding ATP phosphoribosyltransferase (COG:E~BUSCO:EOG09263LP3~EggNog:ENOG503NU58) → MDLVNNLEGRLLFAVPKKGRLNQTALNLLEGADIQFRRENRLDIALVKNLPIALVFLPAADIPTFVGQGRVDLGITGWDQVKEHDAAVRGDSNSTEGTDDASGCDMVMDLGFGGCRLQVQVPEKGQYVTGRDLIGRTIGTSFVNLAADYFSKLESEAGVTPSEGSSRRLRTKIVELSGSVEAACALGVADGIVDLVESGETMRAAGLKAIDTVVDSTAVLVKSRSPSNPEMLELIASRIRGVITAQKYVLCQYNIERSRLPEATKITPGKRAPTVTTLDADGWVAVSSMVEKKKLALVMDDLTRVGAHDVLVLDIHNTR
- a CDS encoding uncharacterized protein (EggNog:ENOG503PG7G), translating into MAPLACRFQSRSARALSPSPSPSSSTTSSPDRRASSRSNTSVAVAGSPRHSRYPSATSSTLTAAESTINSIVLRQRSILGLEEERKSFPRGLTILEPRPLVFWGSLDERMSLHAL